A genomic window from Blastococcus saxobsidens DD2 includes:
- the rnpA gene encoding ribonuclease P protein component, with protein MLPAQARLRRRPEFTAVVRSGRRAGRPTMVLHYLPERPEQPAGDSTSPAVARAGFVVGKSVGNSVIRHRVTRRLRAVVRTELDRLPAGADLVVRARPEAAAADSSTLHRDLSAGLDRLLGDRAPAR; from the coding sequence GTGCTGCCTGCGCAGGCACGCCTGCGCCGGCGTCCGGAGTTCACCGCCGTCGTCCGTTCCGGCCGACGCGCCGGGCGGCCGACCATGGTGCTGCACTACCTCCCCGAACGGCCCGAGCAGCCGGCCGGCGACTCCACGTCGCCGGCGGTTGCGCGGGCCGGTTTCGTGGTCGGCAAGAGCGTGGGCAACTCGGTGATCCGCCACCGGGTGACCCGGCGGCTGCGGGCCGTCGTCCGTACCGAGCTGGATCGGCTGCCGGCCGGTGCGGACCTCGTCGTGCGGGCCCGCCCGGAGGCCGCCGCGGCCGATTCGTCCACGCTGCACCGCGATCTGTCCGCCGGCCTGGACCGGTTGCTCGGCGACCGGGCCCCCGCCC